Genomic window (Cololabis saira isolate AMF1-May2022 chromosome 10, fColSai1.1, whole genome shotgun sequence):
TCTTCTGCATATTTCTGCCTCCTGGGGGAACACCCTGGGCGCATTGTCGTTGATATCCAGCAGGTAGATCTGGAGAGTCCCGGTGCCACTTGCTGATGGCACGCCTGTATGGGCCACCAAATTCCCATACGGAAAGAAATATACACTTCAGAAAAGCCATTTCTCATTTAGAAAACATCATACAGCTGACAGAATAGGGAAAGAAATACGGTTGGGTCTCTAAATAGCTATTGGCTTCAAACCGCATACTGATCTAAGAATCTAATCTCCAGTGAGGAGGTAGATGGTAAAGAGTACGATATCACACCATTTGGTGTGAGATCCTGAAGAACCTCTTCCTGACTAAAGATACAGGACAGGAATACTAAAGCAGACAAACAGAGCCCACTGTCGCTCCTCTCAGGCTCCTCTGTGTATTCACTCAGCTAAGAggcttttttttaaccattcaGGCCACGCTCAAAGGAGCTAGTCATCCAATCCTGACCCATTAATGCTGAGAAACTCCTTTATTGGGAGTGTTTTTAAGCCTATTGGCCTAAGTTATGCTCCCTAGAACAGGGTAAACCTGAACAGAGGTAAATCCCACCAGTGCGAGGAGAAGGTGAAAACATTCACATGCTGCATGGTTCTGGGATTGCTAGCACATTAACCTTTAACTAAGGCGGCCCACGTTCCAGATACGCCGAGTGCCAGGCACGTGATTGCCCTTCAAGCATGGAGGACGTCGCCGTGGCTTCAAACAAGGCCGATTCTTTGACGGATGTGGCACGTTTGTGCACCGGTTTTAGGTTCAAATCACTACAGAAATGGTCAAAAAAGGATGGTTGGCGAAGGGCTGACGTAAGCTACGCTAAACTCCTGCTAGGCCTCTGTTGGAAAAGGGAGTATTAGCTGTTCCCGTATGCTCTCACGATGACGGCATGAAACCGTGTGCTTGTGTAACAGTCTGGTTAAAAGACCTAGACCATGTAACCAGCGCCATCACAGAAAGTCTCTTTTTGGGAAGTGAGGAACAACTTGAATGTTTACATACCGTTGTCAGTGGCCAGGAATGTAGCGTTGTACAAACTGTTCTTCACGTAGGGAGACTCTCGGTCCAAAACAGCAATTGTATAGATACGTCCAGTGTTAGCGTCAATCCTTAGCCAGTTGGCAGGATCTGAGAGTTTGGAGTATCTGAGGCAAGAACAAAGACATGCTCAGGACAGGCAATTTAGAGTTTCAGTTTAGGATTTATCTACAACCTCTATTATTAATCTAGagagaaaataattaaaaaaaaaaaaaagaaaaaggttcagttttgttttctgcAGTAGAAAGACCATCTTCACCAGTTTGGCATTACTCTATGtttcagtgttttatttgtttacagAGGATAAATATTTCAGACATCATGCATTTTACATAATTATTCAAACTTTTGAGAGCGGCTTCACGGGGGACATGAAACTGGCTTCTTTTATCAGTGCCTCAAGTTAATTTGTAGGACAAACCATGGAATTACAAAACTAGCTTTTTACTCGTGGACTGTTTTCAAGCAGATAAACACTTCAATAGCCAAGTGGTTGATAcgtataagagaaaaaaaacaacaacaacaaaaaaaacaaaacaggcttATTCAAAAGTGAGATAGAAGTGCTGGCTGCCACTTTGGGATTTGAATGGGGATGATTGAGAAAGTAGTTGTCGAAAATGCCCACCCTAACCTGTAACCACACATACTTTAAAGAGTAATAGTATCTGACTGAAATACATGCTTTAAATTTAAAtagtttagaccaggggtcggcaacccaaaatgttgaaagagccatattggaccaaagtcttgtatcagccttagaatgaagacaacacatgctgcatgtttctatattagttataacaggaggaagatttttttttcattatgcacttcgagaaaaaagtggaaatttcgagaaaaaagtcaaaatggggagattaaaaaggaaaggaaaaaggaagaaaaaaagagaaaaaaagaagaaaaaataaaggaaaaaaagaagaaaaaaaagtagaaaaaaagagaaagaaagtagaaaaaaagagaaaaaagcgaaaaagaggaaaaaaaggaagaaaaaaaagggaaaaaaaataaaaaaagaagaaaaaaaggtcaaacatttttaaagaagctccaggagccactagggcagcgctaaagagccgcatgcggctctggagccgcgggttgccgacccctggtttagacccTTCACACCTGGGacagtttgtgttgttttttactttttaatgtaaaatataCCTGATGGATTGCTGCATAAAGCGATCAGGATCTTGCGCAGTGTAGGTGGTGAGCGCCGACTCTGCCAGCAGCCCTTCCTCCAGCTTCACGAGTTTGGGGTTTGGCTCAAAGTAAGGACTCTCATTGACATCTAAAACTTTGATGGAGACGGTGGCGGTCGACTGCTGAGGATAGTGGATGCCTCTGGCCAGGGGAACCTCGTTCTTCGCCTCCACGGTCAGCACATATGTCCTGCTCATCTCATAGTCAATAGGCTGGAAAGCAGAGACAGAAAAGAATACAGAGTGACTAAAGCATAAAAATGTGAGCAAAAAACAAGCCACATGAAAATCCAAGATAAAATTAATCATGTAACATTTTCTCCGTGCATGACACTCGGAGAGCAAGCCGGAGAACTAAAGTGTTTTCTTTCTGTTgcctaaaaaaatattgaaaaagctGGATGGGAATGGCAAAATGAGAAAGAAATTGAAACTGTTTATGATCAGCTGAAGCATTCACAACAAGAGAGCTGGCGTAAGAGATGTGCAACTATTTTCTTGCATTTGAAATGTGGCCTAAAATTCAAGACGTTAAAATCTTCCAAACAAAAACTCAAGTCTTAATTGTGTTGTAATATTCATTCCTTACACACTTGAAGCTGCAAGCTTGCCAACAGCTATTAAAATAAATGCACTTTGATTATATTTGTCATTAATACAGttgatttatataaaaaaaaaaaaaaacaacaactgagCAGTTGGATTATTTCTGAGTAAGCGATTTCAGTGCAGAGCAACTTGATGAACATAAACCCAGAGATTCCACATATTCTATGCATCTTCATGGGATTAAGAGGATGTCGTTTGGGGAGAAAGCCTCACCTTGACGACAGTAACCAGGCCCTCGTTAGTGGTGGGATCAGTGGGGACTGAGAACCTGCCGGTGGGGTCGCCTCCGGTGATTTTGTACACAGCATTCCAGGCCGGCGTGTTGGGCTGGTCCTTGTCAGTCACCGTCAGGTTGGCCACAATGACGTTAACTCGGTTCTCAGGCACCTCGCCGAAAAACTGCATGAATAAACCATGAATGTAAAGAACAGCGAGCTGTTACTGATATTGCAGTGGcagcgagagaaaaaaaaaaaaaaaaaaaaaaatgcaccagGCTCTGTTGCACAGCGCGCAGCAGGACCGGTCTTTGGTAAACAGACATCTAAGGTAACTTATCATGTCGTCATGGTCATCTTATTTGCGATGCTCCCCTGACAGCACAACAGTAGCATTACAAATATCTTTGATTCACGAGCACGGTAAGTGCCTCTTTCACTCAGACATCTCATAGTTGCATGTGTCAACATTTAGAGGGGGCTATAACACTTCACGCATGGCTGCTGACTTGTACATCTGTATGACTTCAGAAATGCAGGGCAAGCAGAACTAGGTGAGCGAGCAGGGCTAACGCTTGAGTGCATATATCCACACTAGGGTGAAATGGGGGTCCTTGTGGTGCTGTTACGCTCAGAATGCTGCCTTGACATCCCCGATATGTGCTTGTTTCTTACCGTGTCAACAGTAAACTCTGGTGGATTGTCGTTAATGTCGGTGATTCTGATGACGGCGGTGGCCGTGTTGGAGAGGCCGTACATGGGGTTGCCTTCCATGTCAGTGGCCTGAATGATCAGCGTGTACTGAGGCACTTTCTACAGAAGAAACAGAGAAGCATGAAAATCCCCAAGTTATATCAAAACCATTCCAAATACAACTCTATATTAAAAGCTTCACAGAAAGAGAATTTATTCCAGGACTAATGGATTGAATTACAGTCGACTTTATGAGTGTCCCTGAAGGATGGTGGTACCCTGCATATCAGTGCTGCAGTGAAGCCATTCAAATAGAATTAAACAAATTTAGCTTTCCAATTATGGTGATAAACGGCAAGTTTTTCATAAAAATGTGATTTCTTTATAAGCCTAGTTTGTCTTCGTGTATACAGAGTACACCTCTACAATGAACACTATCATGAAGCTGACAAATGAATCTTTTTACATTAAAACCTGCTTAGGTGATGGACCACTTGCTACCTAATGAGAGTTGGGCAAATTACTTTCATGGTGGCAACAGACAAACATAAAACGGTGGCCCCAGGGTGGAAGTGATTGAGCAGCCACCTCAGCCAGATTACCCTCGCTAGAATTGAACGGACCAGCTCCAGCGGCAtacatcattttatttattttctcaaaCAGCCGTGCAATCCCAATTAAATGAAACAGTGGCAACATTTATGACACAGGAAAATGGAGATCAAGAAGATGCGGGGGGTGAAAGCCTTCCATTTTGGAAAAATAAAGGGAAAGGGGAAGATTTAGTTGCTTACTGATGCACGCTGCCTCTTTGTACGAGTAAATAGGTGTGAAACAGCCAAGTTAACTTCTACTTCTCATTTAGTTGGTAATAAACATTTACTTTGGCTCATTAGCTCTCCGACATCTGAATATTAGCAACAATACAACAAAACTTCAAAATCCCACAGTCCCATATATGCAAGTGTGAAAgaatgtagggctgggcgatatatcgagattttaatatatatcgatatagtttcaaacacgatatggtacgagacaatatcgtttatatcgatttaaaattattattttttttttttttacattttttttttatgattttgatatagcttattttgtgacaaattgacttgaatgtttttttgagatttgcacaaatgttttgttatttgcacaaccgtcaacctcagtggaaaaagtCTGCCttttactgtctacattgtattaattgcacagtgtattttaatttaattgttatgcaggaaagggatatttgttttattttattcaagaagaatttttattctatatatgcaggcagtttatttttatttcatttgttttatacattttgatattgtgcagacctctgttaacaaaggtacctgtgtgacatttggcacgaggctttgtattaaaactgactgtttttttaagggtttgcctcagaaaaaaatgaagctaacagagatgctatgctataatgctttgggggaaaccccaattaaggcacagaaaaaatattgagatatatatcgagtatcgccatttagctagaaaatatagagatatgacttttggtccatatcgcccagccctaaaagaATGTATGCTGGTCAAAAGAATGACGTTactgaaagacaaaaaagatgGCCTTGGAAATGAAAATGAGATGTGTGAGTGGGAAAATGTGAGTGGGAGGAAACCCAGAGATAAAAGTGTCAAATACCTCTCTGTCCAGGCCGGCGGCCACTGTAATGATGCCCCCGGTTTTGTTGTTGATGGTGAACATATTGGACGATGGACTCTCTGGAGTCTGAGACAGAATCTTGTAGCGGAGCATCCCAtttgctgtcttcgggtcatcTTTGTCAATAGAAGTCACCGTCATAACAAATGTTCCTttgagggaaaagaaaaaaaaaaaaggaaaatgagcATGTTCATGTTCCTTCTTTcacttttaatttaaaaaaaaacattcaaaacttcAAAATTACTCATCCAGTCCAGCGTTTTCAGCATTTAAATACAAGTGAATTATTTACGACTGCACAGGTGACAATCCAGGTGTGACGATGTTGCTCGACGGTATTCGGTTTCGTACCTGGCTTGGAACCCTCTGGAACGGTGCCGTTCCAGATCTGATGCGTGAACTCGGGTCGGTTGTCGTTCATGTCGATGACATTGATCACAATATCAATAGGGTTTTCAACCTGGTTGCCGTTCAGGTCCACCGCATGAGCTCTCAGCTggaagaaaacacaaacacgtaGGTTTGTTCAGGGGATGGAATATTTTCAGCTGTGGAAACAACATGTTGGGAGACACTGCAAATCACCCACTCGGTGGTACACTCTGTGATAATCCGCCCCGCAAACAGTCATCGGCAACCTTTAACTGTGTAAGAGGGGAACCGTAAACGCGACAACACAGTGACTCTTTGTTGTGTCTTTGATCAGTTTCTCTTggttctttttgttgttgttgtttttcccaggACACACTGCTGTCATTGTTCTGGAGGATGGTGCTGCTGTTGGGGAATACTGTTCCCATAACTAGGTAAGTGGGAAGTGTCATAAACTGCATTTTAATAGGATAAGATGAGCAGCGTTCCTCAGTTTGAATAATGTTGTTGTGGCCAGCCCAGGTGAAGTACAGTTTAAACTGTATATTCAGATTCCAGTTTAAGTATCATGAATCAATTACATATTAGGGTGTGTATTGCACACAGGTGCAGGAAAAAGCGAGTCTCATGGACTAAAAGAAAACCGAGGTGCTCTATACTTTATATTCCTCACAAAGCTTATTTTAAGACATTTTTCATTGTGAAAGTCATTTGTGACCTTCCAAAAGTGTATTAGATGAATACTCTAAAATCTTTTACTTTCTTTGGAACCATGTCTGATGATGTTGTCTGCCAGCTCCTCTTGAATCTAATTACACAAAGATAATTTTTACAAAATGGAAAAACCACTGATGAATAAAGCAGCTTTAAAGCTGAAGTTTATAATAATGTATCAAACACTATTCACTGAAAATCCTTTAAATTCCCAGACGGATAAAGCCAGATTTCCTGGGAGACTCCGGTCTTTATTAAGTCTAAGGAGACTGTTTAGGCTACGCATGACCCTTGAGCACATGCCAACGAGCAGGAATGTGCACCGCTGCCGGAGAGAAAGCAGTTCTCTTGATAAAcacggaaagaaaaaaaatattttcaaatgatgataaaacaattaaagaaTGCATCCTGCTCTATCTGACTTACATGGAAGTTGGAGATATGCTCTCGATCCAGGGGCTTGTTGACAGAGAGCTCTCCAGAAATTGGGTCGATGGTGAAAATTCCTGTGGGAGGCTGGTCAGCACCAGGACCCGTCACACTGTATCTGAGAGACCGGCTTTTGTCGTGATCTGACCGGATCTGTGGGGGGAAAGATACGTTTCAGTTTGACACATCCATATTAACGCTTTTAGACAACTCATTTCTATAACCAGTTACAGAAATGTTCGAGAGTGGCTTGACGTATGAGCACGAGAGAGTATATAACGAGTGTCTACGTGGTATTGAAGTTCTGTCATAGTTTGACCGGCTATCCTAAACGCCATGTAAGCTGACACCCACTGTACCTACACCCTTAATCCATTCTGAGCTGACCGTTTTCTCTTCTTGACATCACCCACTGGAGActtgaaacatttttattaaataatggctagattagaaaataaaacatcacatGGCAAGCCAAAACGCAGGAGCAGTGTGTGAAAAGCAGAGGTTTTCACAGCTTCCTATTGTGGAGCATTTAAGTATGCTCTAACACAATGACAAGGAGGCAAAACGTCAGCAATAATCTTAGAGAAACAATTGTTGCTTCCCATCAGTCTGGGTGTTTCCAAACAGTTTGGATGATTATTCACAAGAGGAAAAtgttctagaccaggggtcggcaacccaaaatgttgaaagagccatattggaccaaaaacacaaaaaactaatatgtctggagccgtaaaaaatgaaaggtcttgtatcagccttagaatgaagacaaatggtgaaaggagaaatgtcgaaaaaaagtcaaaatgtggagaaaaaagtcaaaatttagagaaaaaagtcaaaatgttgagattaatgttgaagtacaatctcgagaaaaaagttcaactgttgagaaaaaagtggaaatgtcgagaaaaaagtcgaaatgttgagaaaaaagtcgaaatgtcgagattaaaaaagaaaaaggaagaaaaaaaagtggaaaaagggaaagaaagaagaaaaaagaaaaaaaaagacaaagagaaaaaaggaagaaaaaaagaagaaaaaagggaaaagaaagagaaagaaagagaaaaaaaggaagaaaaaaagaagaaaaaaagaagaaaaaaaggaaaaaaaggtgaaacatttatGAAATAGCTCcggggagccactagggcggcgctaaagagccgcatgcggctctagagccgcgggttgccgacccctgttctagactgTGACTAAACTTCCAGAGTGAACTTCCCTGCAAATTCGGTCCTTACAATGCTCCTAGACGCTACAAAAAAGCACTACATGACTCAGTTAGCATATAAGCTGTTAGTTCGGGAATTAGAAAAAAGATTGCAATGGCTGGTTTAAAAGGGATGCCTGAAAAGCATCTTGTTTGTGTGCAGACTGCCTTGCGAATGAAAAATCATATACTGCCAGGTTATCCAGGGTCTGTATGAGGGATTTTGTTGAAGGTGCGAATTATAAGTCAGTAACTGACAACAGGGAAACTACATGGTTGTCATATAAAGCAAAAAGGGCTTTCTTTAAATCTGGGAGACCGGTGTCTTCACATGCAAGTACTTGAGTGAAATACATTACCCGGACAAGCTCTTGTGGGAATGGGCCTCGCGAGTTCTCGGGGACATTGATTGGGGGGATGACCCAGTCTCTCTTCATGCGTTTCAGTTGGCTCTCCATATTCCGTGATGGAAACAGAATTTCTTTCAAATCCTCGGACATAACAGCAGGGACAGCCACTTCCTGGACCTGACAAAAGAAAATGATTTAGTGATAACGTCTATTCAAGTATGAGTACAGACTATGAGGACATCAGCACTGATCTGTAGGCTGAGCTCGTAGCAGAAAATGCTCAACATTTTCACAGAGTCCTGTGgaatttgtaatgtttttagtaATCCACCGGCTTCAGCACCATCATGTTACCACCATGTTATTTGTGGTCTACTGCATCCCACAAATGCGGTACACACATTCATATCCTGCCCATGATGAACTACAATTACTTCTACGATTCTTTAAC
Coding sequences:
- the cdh2 gene encoding cadherin-2 translates to MYSRRLEGSGLLLLLVLAGLQIAAESRGAPPCRPGFSEDLYTVTLPAIAEKGQPLFNVRFISCGQGALVWFKCSNPSDFRIEADGVVYAARTLQRAALPAKPLQIKASDTATRQEWVTQVRLTSPKQVQEVAVPAVMSEDLKEILFPSRNMESQLKRMKRDWVIPPINVPENSRGPFPQELVRIRSDHDKSRSLRYSVTGPGADQPPTGIFTIDPISGELSVNKPLDREHISNFHLRAHAVDLNGNQVENPIDIVINVIDMNDNRPEFTHQIWNGTVPEGSKPGTFVMTVTSIDKDDPKTANGMLRYKILSQTPESPSSNMFTINNKTGGIITVAAGLDREKVPQYTLIIQATDMEGNPMYGLSNTATAVIRITDINDNPPEFTVDTFFGEVPENRVNVIVANLTVTDKDQPNTPAWNAVYKITGGDPTGRFSVPTDPTTNEGLVTVVKPIDYEMSRTYVLTVEAKNEVPLARGIHYPQQSTATVSIKVLDVNESPYFEPNPKLVKLEEGLLAESALTTYTAQDPDRFMQQSIRYSKLSDPANWLRIDANTGRIYTIAVLDRESPYVKNSLYNATFLATDNGVPSASGTGTLQIYLLDINDNAPRVFPQEAEICRRPDPNAINITAIDGDLNPNAGPFAFELAHRPADVRRNWTITRLSGDYAQVSLKSGSLETGIYEIPIIITDSGNLPMSNTSYLRIKVCQCDISGSCTDQQHIMAAGLGTGAIISILLCIIILLILVLMFVVWMKRRDKERQAKQLLIDPEDDVRDNILKYDEEGGGEEDQDYDLSQLQQPDTLEPDAIKPVGIRRLDERPLHPEPQYPMRSAAPHPGDIGDFINEGLKAADNDPTAPPYDSLLVFDYEGSGSTAGSLSSLNSSSSGGDQDYDYLNDWGPRFRKLADMYGGSDD